In one Mucilaginibacter ginsenosidivorax genomic region, the following are encoded:
- a CDS encoding GH92 family glycosyl hydrolase, which produces MINFYKNACCLGALLAIGFVAHTQTIKKLTPYVNPFIGTGAVKGSLSGNNYPGATVPFGMVQLSPDTRDEPEWDAACGYDHNDNFIAGFSHTHLSGTGAPDLFDILFMPYTGDEKTRAGNAQQAGIGYGSRFSHDQESARAGYYQVKLDDYGINVELTATEHAGFHKYSFPKKSKGRVIIDLNHSLKKPNFGCHVIAAQFHMVNDHTIEGFRVITGWAKLRKVYFYAEFNKVIKSNDLVDGGTQYFDQQLLNGTDLRAVLNFDPADGTPLMAKVGLSTVSTQNAKLNLVTEIPAWDFTKTVAQADAKWERELDKIQVEGTSQQKQIFYTALYHTLIQPNNYADVNGDYTDIDYTTHNTKGGFYSTFSLWDTYRAAHPLYTLIQPERSAGFVNSMISQYKAYGYLPIWQLWGQENYCMIGNHAIPVIVDAVLKGIPGIDINQAYEAVKNSSVTDHPGSPFKVWEKFGYIPENVLSQSVSVTLEMGYDDWCVAQLAKKLHKTADYTRFIKRSQYFRNLYDAQTGFFRAKNTDGKRLAPFNPLQYGGNGGNPYTEGNAWQYDWYVPHDVKGLIALFGGEQQFTAKLDTFFTLNSKPGEVNGNASGFIGQYAHGNEPSHHITYLYNYAGQPWKTQRYVAKICSELYNTSSSGYAGNEDCGQMSAWYVFSAMGFYPVNPASGVYVIGTPVMRKSVMLLPLNKRFTVLAPNSSAENIYIQSARLNGKPYTHTFITQQDIMKGGTLEFVMGPKANEHWGIGLADRPTN; this is translated from the coding sequence ATGATCAATTTTTACAAAAATGCCTGTTGCCTTGGCGCGCTGTTAGCTATTGGATTTGTGGCACATACTCAAACAATCAAAAAGTTAACCCCTTATGTAAACCCTTTTATTGGTACAGGCGCAGTTAAAGGCAGTTTATCCGGTAATAACTATCCGGGCGCCACAGTTCCGTTTGGTATGGTACAACTAAGCCCGGATACCCGCGATGAACCTGAATGGGATGCTGCCTGCGGGTACGACCATAATGATAATTTTATAGCCGGTTTTAGCCATACCCATTTAAGCGGCACAGGAGCGCCTGATTTGTTTGATATTTTATTTATGCCCTATACCGGCGACGAAAAAACACGAGCCGGCAATGCACAGCAGGCCGGCATCGGCTATGGCTCAAGGTTTTCGCACGATCAAGAATCGGCAAGGGCTGGTTATTACCAGGTTAAGCTGGATGATTATGGCATAAATGTAGAGCTTACCGCTACAGAGCATGCAGGGTTCCACAAATATAGCTTCCCCAAAAAAAGTAAAGGCAGAGTGATAATTGATCTGAATCATTCGCTTAAGAAGCCAAATTTCGGCTGCCATGTTATCGCTGCCCAATTTCATATGGTAAATGATCACACCATAGAAGGTTTTAGGGTAATTACCGGCTGGGCCAAATTGCGTAAGGTTTATTTTTATGCCGAATTTAACAAAGTCATCAAAAGCAACGACCTTGTTGACGGCGGAACCCAGTATTTTGACCAGCAGTTATTAAATGGCACCGATTTGCGTGCAGTACTGAATTTTGATCCCGCCGATGGTACGCCCCTAATGGCTAAAGTCGGCCTGTCTACAGTGAGCACTCAAAATGCAAAACTGAACCTGGTTACCGAGATACCAGCCTGGGATTTTACCAAAACAGTAGCCCAGGCTGACGCCAAATGGGAAAGGGAACTGGATAAAATACAGGTTGAGGGTACATCGCAACAAAAACAAATTTTTTATACGGCATTGTACCATACTCTTATCCAACCTAACAACTATGCGGACGTAAACGGCGATTATACAGACATCGATTACACAACACACAACACAAAAGGAGGCTTCTACAGCACGTTCTCCTTATGGGACACCTATCGTGCAGCCCATCCCCTTTACACGCTTATACAGCCAGAACGAAGCGCCGGATTTGTTAACAGCATGATAAGCCAGTATAAAGCTTATGGTTACTTACCCATTTGGCAACTGTGGGGACAGGAAAATTATTGCATGATTGGCAACCATGCCATACCTGTTATAGTTGACGCCGTTTTAAAGGGCATTCCAGGCATAGATATTAACCAGGCCTATGAAGCCGTAAAAAACTCGTCGGTAACAGATCATCCCGGCTCGCCGTTTAAGGTCTGGGAAAAATTTGGCTACATACCCGAGAATGTTCTATCGCAATCGGTATCTGTTACGCTCGAGATGGGCTATGATGATTGGTGTGTTGCACAACTGGCAAAAAAACTTCATAAAACTGCCGACTACACCCGTTTTATAAAACGATCACAATATTTTAGAAACCTGTATGATGCGCAGACCGGATTTTTCAGGGCAAAAAACACCGATGGCAAACGGCTTGCACCATTCAATCCGCTGCAATATGGCGGCAACGGTGGTAACCCGTATACTGAAGGTAACGCCTGGCAATATGATTGGTACGTACCGCATGATGTTAAAGGGCTTATAGCTTTATTTGGCGGCGAGCAGCAATTTACAGCTAAGCTGGACACTTTTTTTACCCTTAACAGCAAACCCGGCGAGGTAAATGGCAATGCTTCGGGTTTTATTGGCCAGTATGCGCATGGCAATGAGCCAAGTCATCACATTACCTACCTGTACAATTATGCAGGCCAGCCATGGAAAACACAAAGGTATGTAGCCAAAATCTGTAGTGAACTTTATAACACTTCTTCATCCGGCTATGCAGGAAACGAAGATTGCGGGCAAATGTCGGCGTGGTACGTTTTTAGTGCCATGGGATTTTACCCGGTAAACCCGGCAAGCGGCGTTTATGTAATAGGCACGCCGGTGATGCGCAAATCTGTAATGTTGCTTCCGCTGAACAAGCGGTTTACGGTACTCGCGCCAAACAGCTCGGCCGAAAACATTTATATCCAGTCGGCCAGGCTTAATGGCAAGCCATACACCCATACTTTTATCACACAGCAAGATATCATGAAAGGTGGCACCCTTGAGTTTGTAATGGGACCAAAAGCCAACGAGCATTGGGGTATCGGCTTAGCTGACAGGCCAACGAATTAA